Proteins found in one Chloroflexota bacterium genomic segment:
- the acnA gene encoding aconitate hydratase AcnA yields MSTVNSFDSKSTISIGGNAHTIYRLAVLEDLGIANVAQLPFSIKVLLESLLRTEDGHSVLRDDVVALANWEPNQAEAREINFTPARVILQDFTGVPSVVDLAAMREAISDLGGDPNRINPLQPADLIIDHSVQVDVYGMPEAFAINAEREFARNQERYAFLRWGQKAFDNFSIVPPDTGIVHQVNLEYLGKVVFADARNGELTAYPDSLVGTDSHTTMINGLGVLGWGVGGIEAEAVMLGQPISLLVPDVVGFRLNGRLPEGATATDLVLTVTQMLRQHGVVGKFVEFCGPGMASLSLPDRATISNMAPEYGATVGMFPVDDETLRYLRLTGRDRDLVKLVEAYCKEQGMFYRPSDAEPVFTDILELDLSSIEPCLAGPKRPQDRVPLHGVRQSFHEAYPNKFAQTNGNGAGGGGIGGAATVAQPGGSVAVADPTASVSVSLDGVPARIGEGAVVIAAITSCTNTSNPAVMIGAGLLAKNAVAAGIGRKPWVKTSLAPGSRVVMDYLEKLDLVPHLEALGFHLVGYGCTTCIGNSGPLAPPLEETISDHEMAVAAVLSGNRNFEGRIHPLVRASYLASPPLVVAYALAGTVNTDLTNDPIGHDGAGQPVYLRNIWPSQREIADAMTRVVDAEMFRSQYDKVFEGMSEWETLAVPEGRLFEWEPTSTYVRQPPFFADMAAEPGSPIDIAGARVLAVVGDSVTTDHISPAGSIAKDSPAGKYLIDQGVQPKEFNSYGSRRGNHEVMMRGTFANVRLRNQLVSREGGWTLHLPSEEEMTIYDAAKQYERDEVPLVLLAGKDYGMGSSRDWAAKGPLLLGVRAVIAESYERIHRSNLIGMGVLPLQYAEGEDAESLGLNGKETYAIEGIAAGLSPRKTLKVRARDAGGNEKEFSATACINTPIEVDYYLHGGVLQYVLRNLLAGSRSAEEE; encoded by the coding sequence ATGAGCACTGTGAATAGTTTTGACAGCAAGTCGACGATCTCTATTGGTGGGAATGCACACACAATCTACCGTCTCGCTGTGCTTGAAGACCTGGGAATTGCGAACGTGGCGCAGCTTCCTTTTTCTATCAAGGTGTTGCTCGAGAGCTTGCTGCGCACCGAAGACGGACATTCGGTGCTGCGCGACGACGTGGTTGCCCTTGCAAATTGGGAGCCAAATCAAGCCGAGGCGCGGGAGATCAACTTCACTCCGGCGCGCGTGATCCTCCAGGACTTTACCGGCGTGCCTTCGGTGGTAGACCTGGCGGCGATGCGGGAAGCAATCAGCGATTTAGGAGGAGATCCCAATCGCATCAATCCTTTGCAACCGGCCGATCTCATTATCGATCATTCGGTGCAGGTGGACGTGTACGGTATGCCTGAGGCTTTTGCCATCAATGCCGAGCGTGAGTTTGCCCGCAATCAGGAACGCTACGCGTTTCTGCGCTGGGGACAGAAGGCTTTTGACAACTTCAGCATCGTGCCGCCGGACACAGGAATCGTTCACCAGGTTAACCTGGAATATCTCGGAAAAGTCGTCTTTGCTGATGCGCGAAACGGCGAACTCACGGCGTACCCGGATTCGCTCGTGGGCACAGACTCACACACGACAATGATCAACGGTCTCGGTGTGCTGGGCTGGGGCGTGGGCGGCATTGAGGCCGAAGCGGTGATGCTCGGCCAGCCCATCTCTCTCTTAGTCCCGGACGTGGTCGGTTTTCGGCTCAACGGCCGGCTACCGGAGGGCGCTACCGCTACCGACCTCGTACTCACCGTGACACAGATGCTGCGGCAGCATGGGGTTGTAGGCAAGTTCGTGGAGTTTTGCGGCCCGGGCATGGCATCGTTGAGCTTGCCGGACCGCGCGACGATTTCGAATATGGCGCCGGAGTACGGCGCGACCGTGGGTATGTTCCCGGTAGACGACGAGACGCTCCGCTACCTGCGCCTTACCGGGCGCGATAGAGACCTGGTCAAACTCGTCGAGGCGTACTGCAAGGAACAAGGGATGTTCTATCGGCCCTCCGATGCGGAGCCGGTGTTTACCGACATCTTGGAACTTGACTTATCGTCGATTGAGCCATGTCTGGCCGGACCCAAACGCCCCCAAGACCGTGTGCCGTTGCACGGCGTGCGGCAGAGCTTTCATGAGGCGTATCCGAACAAGTTTGCGCAGACCAATGGCAACGGGGCTGGTGGGGGAGGAATCGGCGGCGCGGCAACAGTTGCGCAACCCGGCGGCTCGGTTGCGGTCGCGGATCCAACCGCAAGTGTAAGTGTCTCGTTGGATGGCGTGCCTGCCAGGATTGGCGAAGGTGCAGTGGTGATCGCGGCCATTACAAGCTGCACGAATACCTCCAATCCCGCCGTCATGATTGGCGCGGGTCTCTTGGCGAAGAATGCCGTCGCCGCCGGCATTGGACGCAAGCCGTGGGTGAAGACGAGCCTGGCCCCCGGCTCGCGCGTAGTAATGGACTACTTAGAGAAGCTCGACCTGGTGCCGCATTTGGAAGCGCTTGGCTTTCACCTCGTAGGCTACGGTTGCACTACCTGCATTGGCAACAGCGGCCCGCTGGCTCCTCCACTTGAGGAGACGATCAGCGATCACGAAATGGCAGTGGCTGCGGTGCTCAGCGGCAACCGAAATTTCGAAGGACGAATTCATCCGTTGGTGCGAGCCTCGTATCTCGCCTCGCCTCCTCTCGTGGTTGCGTACGCGTTGGCCGGAACGGTCAATACGGATTTGACGAACGACCCCATCGGACACGATGGCGCAGGACAGCCCGTCTACCTGCGCAACATTTGGCCGAGCCAGCGCGAAATTGCCGACGCAATGACGCGTGTGGTGGATGCGGAGATGTTCCGCTCGCAATATGACAAAGTCTTCGAGGGCATGTCTGAGTGGGAGACCCTGGCAGTGCCGGAAGGTAGGCTTTTCGAGTGGGAACCAACGTCTACCTACGTGCGCCAGCCGCCGTTCTTTGCAGATATGGCGGCCGAGCCCGGCTCTCCGATCGACATTGCGGGCGCGCGTGTGCTGGCGGTGGTTGGCGACTCGGTGACCACCGATCACATTTCGCCCGCGGGCTCCATCGCTAAAGACAGCCCCGCCGGCAAGTACCTCATCGACCAAGGCGTGCAACCCAAGGAGTTCAATTCCTACGGTTCGCGCCGCGGCAATCATGAGGTCATGATGCGGGGCACGTTTGCCAATGTGCGGCTGCGCAATCAGCTCGTTTCACGAGAGGGCGGCTGGACGCTTCACCTGCCAAGCGAAGAAGAAATGACCATCTACGATGCTGCCAAGCAGTACGAGCGTGACGAGGTGCCCCTTGTCCTCCTTGCGGGTAAGGACTATGGCATGGGTTCCAGCCGGGACTGGGCCGCCAAGGGTCCGTTGCTCCTCGGTGTGCGCGCCGTTATCGCCGAGAGTTACGAGCGCATCCATCGCAGCAATCTCATCGGCATGGGCGTTCTACCATTACAGTATGCGGAAGGTGAAGATGCAGAGTCTCTAGGCCTCAACGGCAAGGAGACCTATGCTATCGAAGGCATCGCAGCAGGATTGTCGCCGCGCAAAACT
- a CDS encoding Gfo/Idh/MocA family oxidoreductase, translating to MAKTYRAALVGCSRMGAFIDNEHQGIPSIPLPYSHAAGYEACPRTDLVAGADLRSEVLAKFGERYNVGSDHWYTNYRELIANEQPDILSITTQPEQRCEIILHAIEAGIRALYVEKPLCASVAEAEAIRDAVRANNVAFNMGTNRRWHYGFAAMHAKIHSGDFGDLRTLVNYSTGQFFNGFSHFIDLFMFLNNDVTPRWVQAFVFQFDELVVGTEILQDPAGTGTIMFENGVLGYGLDSSRRAEVEAVCERGMIAALNNGVEFRTRSKDMDSSEDGPNLDFEQKSATLILVEDIVSALDTGEPTRGGAEVAYWNTQIIFGMIESHRRGGARVELPLTNHDLRFIRHGHVASQPKYAPG from the coding sequence ATGGCAAAGACATACCGCGCTGCGCTTGTCGGCTGTAGCCGCATGGGAGCATTCATCGACAATGAACACCAAGGCATACCCTCGATTCCGCTGCCGTATTCCCACGCCGCCGGCTATGAGGCCTGTCCACGCACCGATCTCGTGGCGGGCGCCGACCTTCGTTCGGAAGTGCTGGCGAAGTTTGGCGAACGCTACAACGTGGGATCAGATCATTGGTACACCAATTACCGCGAGTTAATTGCTAACGAACAGCCCGACATCCTCAGTATCACCACGCAGCCGGAGCAGCGTTGCGAGATAATTCTGCATGCCATCGAGGCGGGAATCCGTGCGCTTTATGTTGAGAAACCGCTCTGTGCCTCGGTTGCGGAGGCTGAAGCCATCCGTGATGCTGTGCGCGCCAACAACGTCGCCTTTAACATGGGCACCAACCGACGCTGGCACTATGGGTTCGCGGCAATGCATGCCAAGATTCACTCCGGGGACTTTGGCGACTTACGCACTTTGGTCAACTACTCAACTGGTCAATTCTTCAATGGATTTAGTCACTTCATCGACCTATTCATGTTTCTCAACAACGACGTGACGCCGCGATGGGTGCAGGCCTTTGTCTTTCAATTTGATGAGCTCGTAGTGGGCACCGAGATACTGCAGGACCCGGCGGGCACAGGCACCATAATGTTCGAAAACGGCGTCCTCGGCTATGGGCTGGACAGTTCCAGACGTGCCGAGGTCGAGGCGGTATGCGAAAGAGGTATGATTGCGGCGTTGAATAACGGCGTGGAATTTCGTACGCGCAGCAAGGACATGGACTCGTCGGAGGACGGGCCAAATCTCGACTTTGAACAGAAGAGTGCGACCCTGATCCTTGTTGAGGACATCGTATCTGCGCTTGACACGGGCGAGCCGACCCGCGGCGGCGCGGAGGTGGCGTACTGGAACACCCAGATCATCTTCGGTATGATCGAGTCGCACCGCCGGGGCGGCGCGCGGGTCGAGTTGCCCTTGACCAACCACGATCTGCGCTTCATCCGCCACGGCCACGTCGCAAGCCAACCAAAGTACGCGCCCGGCTAG
- a CDS encoding TIM barrel protein, giving the protein MKLSLSGRIAEAEDIKDFSSLDFGSLVQLAARVGFNAVCVRPTHLTSETPLERVREMRAILECHGLAASMVTADSLVPREGSVPDSGAPLRDLAPILERANALGADLIRVGVKTEDDIVWAQRAADQAREYGIRLAQQTHTGTPFETAAGCKEIIARINRANFGLILEPANFALCGEDYGAAALAPVGPSVFNVYVQNLRVTDRGDSSVETNRGTVRYERLIIGDPAGIDLPRFFDGLSAIAYQGYVTSHQPAIPGLSERSLCDQVYASLARFIGP; this is encoded by the coding sequence GTGAAACTCTCCCTGTCAGGTAGAATCGCCGAAGCCGAGGACATAAAGGACTTCTCTTCTCTCGACTTTGGCAGCTTGGTGCAGCTTGCCGCCCGTGTCGGCTTCAACGCCGTTTGCGTGCGGCCCACACATCTAACAAGTGAAACTCCGCTTGAACGCGTGCGCGAAATGCGTGCCATTCTCGAGTGTCACGGACTAGCGGCCTCGATGGTCACCGCGGACTCTCTTGTGCCACGGGAAGGTAGCGTTCCTGACTCAGGCGCCCCGCTGCGAGATCTCGCACCAATCCTAGAGCGCGCCAACGCTCTCGGGGCAGACCTCATCCGCGTGGGAGTAAAGACGGAGGACGACATAGTGTGGGCGCAGCGGGCGGCGGATCAAGCCCGCGAGTATGGCATTCGGCTCGCCCAACAGACTCACACCGGCACACCGTTTGAAACCGCCGCAGGCTGCAAGGAGATTATCGCACGCATCAACCGAGCCAACTTCGGTCTCATCCTCGAACCTGCAAACTTCGCGCTCTGTGGAGAGGACTATGGCGCGGCAGCCTTGGCTCCGGTAGGTCCGTCCGTCTTCAACGTCTATGTGCAGAACTTGCGGGTCACAGACCGCGGCGATTCCTCCGTCGAGACCAATCGCGGCACGGTACGCTATGAACGGCTGATAATTGGCGACCCGGCGGGAATTGACTTGCCGCGCTTCTTTGACGGGCTTTCCGCTATTGCATATCAGGGCTATGTGACCTCGCACCAACCCGCAATCCCGGGATTATCCGAGCGCAGCCTGTGCGATCAGGTGTATGCTTCGCTTGCCCGCTTCATAGGACCTTAG
- a CDS encoding zinc-binding dehydrogenase, with protein sequence MAEMMWRVAKHEGLGNIVMEHVPIPDLGPHEVLVRVHASLISRGSELWRRYVMPGPVDPGAMGYSTAGTIVQVGSDVTGYAPGDRVACTAPHAEFAIGDVSSTARKRVTPLPDDLPFESGTFQPLTTSAFGWTATAGILPQHTVIILGLGLVGNLVMQAATRFLPAQLCGIDMLPLRLQLAGQLDIGEIIDGTAHDPVRAVLERTKGNGADIVIDCVGGRAGLESFRQAQDMLVAGGLLQLIGLYHDDPLPLDAGKIQRKRLIGGYLPDTDVGAMAHAAVRSLASGLIQSTPLITHRFPGNQAKEAFDLLYERPDDAMGVILEWT encoded by the coding sequence ATGGCTGAAATGATGTGGCGAGTCGCCAAGCATGAGGGTTTAGGCAACATTGTGATGGAGCATGTGCCCATACCCGACCTCGGGCCCCATGAGGTGCTCGTGCGCGTCCACGCCAGCTTGATTAGCCGCGGCTCGGAACTTTGGCGGCGCTACGTCATGCCCGGTCCGGTCGACCCTGGCGCAATGGGGTATTCCACGGCAGGCACAATCGTGCAAGTTGGCAGCGATGTCACCGGATACGCGCCCGGCGACCGCGTCGCATGCACGGCGCCCCACGCTGAGTTTGCGATAGGTGACGTGAGTTCCACCGCTCGTAAACGCGTGACGCCGCTGCCCGACGACCTTCCCTTCGAGAGCGGCACGTTCCAGCCTCTAACGACCAGCGCCTTTGGCTGGACCGCGACCGCAGGGATTTTGCCGCAACACACTGTTATAATCCTCGGCCTTGGGTTGGTAGGAAACCTGGTGATGCAGGCCGCCACCCGCTTTCTGCCTGCACAGCTTTGCGGAATTGACATGCTGCCTTTACGGCTTCAGCTAGCTGGGCAATTGGACATTGGCGAGATCATTGACGGCACTGCTCACGACCCGGTGCGAGCCGTCCTGGAACGGACTAAGGGCAATGGAGCCGACATCGTTATCGATTGCGTAGGCGGGCGCGCCGGCTTAGAGTCGTTTCGGCAAGCGCAAGACATGCTCGTCGCGGGCGGCCTACTGCAACTCATCGGCCTCTACCACGACGATCCCTTGCCGCTCGATGCGGGGAAAATACAGCGCAAGCGTCTTATTGGCGGGTACCTGCCGGACACGGATGTGGGGGCCATGGCCCATGCGGCGGTGCGGTCGCTAGCCAGCGGCCTCATTCAATCCACGCCGCTGATCACCCACCGCTTCCCCGGCAATCAAGCAAAAGAAGCCTTTGACCTACTCTATGAACGACCTGATGACGCCATGGGTGTAATTCTGGAGTGGACGTAA
- a CDS encoding VOC family protein gives MASTLVHVGVRASDIDKTIHFWRDALGLEVVNELHHGFDLSDGFHNFRVFQHEGPDRPAHVSGMLDYLHIGVKVSDLAEAATRLADMGYEIFWEGVSEGQEYSYDPSKPPSGSFKVEDPDGIVVDVTASSDQWPGVDL, from the coding sequence ATGGCATCGACTCTGGTTCACGTAGGAGTGCGCGCCAGTGACATTGACAAGACTATTCACTTTTGGCGTGACGCGCTCGGTCTTGAAGTAGTCAACGAACTGCACCACGGCTTTGATCTCAGTGACGGCTTTCACAACTTTCGGGTCTTTCAACACGAGGGGCCGGACCGTCCGGCGCACGTGTCCGGTATGCTGGACTATCTTCATATTGGTGTGAAAGTTTCGGATTTGGCAGAGGCTGCCACACGGCTCGCCGACATGGGGTACGAGATCTTCTGGGAAGGCGTAAGTGAAGGCCAAGAGTACTCGTACGATCCGTCCAAACCGCCTTCCGGCTCATTCAAAGTGGAAGACCCCGACGGTATCGTGGTGGACGTCACTGCGAGCAGCGATCAGTGGCCGGGGGTGGACCTGTGA
- a CDS encoding Gfo/Idh/MocA family oxidoreductase, producing MAKTYRAALIGCSRMGAFIDNEVRSSRSITLPYSHAAGYEACERTDLIAGADLRQDVLEQFGSRYNVSSDHWYTNYRDLIANEQPDILSIATQPEQRCEIILHAIEQGVRALYVEKPLCASVAEAEAIRDAVRANNVALNMGTNRRWHNGFEAMRAKIDSGDFGDLRTLTIFSTGNFFNTASHFFDLLLYLNSDVTPKWVQAYVFRFDELVVGTEVRDDPAGTGIMMFENEVLGYALDGSRRTEFEAVCGSGVITALNNGADIRTRTQAPDSSADGPNLDFDEASSTLNLVNDLVHALDTGEPVRGGADVAYWNTQIIFGFIESHRRGGARVELPLTNHDLRFVRHDHVARQPKYAPG from the coding sequence ATGGCAAAGACTTACCGCGCAGCGCTTATCGGCTGTAGCCGCATGGGAGCTTTCATAGACAACGAAGTGAGATCAAGCCGCTCAATAACGCTTCCCTACTCTCACGCTGCGGGCTATGAGGCATGTGAGCGCACCGATTTGATTGCCGGCGCTGATTTGCGGCAGGACGTGTTGGAGCAGTTTGGCAGCCGCTACAATGTGAGTTCCGACCACTGGTATACGAACTACCGCGACTTGATTGCCAATGAGCAGCCGGACATTCTCAGCATTGCCACGCAACCGGAGCAACGCTGTGAAATCATCCTTCATGCAATTGAGCAAGGCGTCCGCGCGCTCTATGTGGAAAAACCGCTCTGCGCCTCGGTAGCGGAGGCCGAAGCCATCCGCGACGCTGTCCGTGCCAACAACGTAGCCTTGAACATGGGCACCAATCGCCGCTGGCACAACGGCTTTGAGGCGATGCGCGCCAAGATCGACTCGGGTGACTTTGGCGATCTCCGCACGCTTACCATATTCTCTACGGGGAACTTCTTCAATACGGCAAGTCACTTCTTCGATCTCCTGCTGTATCTCAATAGCGATGTCACGCCCAAATGGGTGCAGGCCTACGTCTTTCGTTTTGACGAGCTCGTCGTGGGCACGGAAGTGCGCGACGATCCCGCGGGCACGGGCATCATGATGTTTGAGAACGAAGTCTTGGGCTATGCACTAGACGGTTCAAGACGCACCGAGTTCGAGGCAGTGTGCGGCAGTGGGGTAATAACGGCGTTGAACAACGGCGCGGATATCCGCACACGCACGCAGGCGCCGGACTCGTCGGCAGACGGGCCAAACTTAGATTTTGATGAGGCAAGCAGCACGCTGAACCTCGTCAACGATCTTGTGCACGCGCTGGACACGGGTGAGCCGGTTCGTGGAGGGGCTGACGTGGCCTATTGGAACACCCAGATCATTTTCGGGTTCATCGAGTCGCATCGGCGTGGAGGCGCGCGAGTCGAGCTCCCGTTGACTAACCATGACTTGCGATTCGTCCGGCACGACCACGTGGCACGCCAGCCGAAGTACGCACCCGGCTAG
- a CDS encoding Gfo/Idh/MocA family oxidoreductase: MSKQYRVAIIGTGRMGGLIEDEQDIRGFMTPYGHYPGYDSMPETTVVAVANRGKERLERFCKRFDFANGYLDYREMIAKEKPDIVSVTTPSFARAEPIIFCAENGVRGIFSEKGLCASLAEADRIHEAVTRNNVAFNWGTQRRHHDAYKRLRAAILDGAIGKPLHAFVYFSTDIIKHHPHTIDAANMMLGDPKPTWVEGRLVDPSDPRVRNNERASAPYDAEKHAFVPKQGQEIADPLVDFFRIGYETGQESYFIPTPGPFDVEVRGTEGRALALDNGINTRIQRPLRRGDELEETIIHAIGDGPTVTNIRNLIREIETGERTDGNIDRVMQTVEAQFGVAHSSLQGGARVSLPVADRSLYIPGG, encoded by the coding sequence GTGAGCAAGCAGTATCGGGTTGCCATCATCGGAACCGGCCGCATGGGCGGCCTTATCGAGGATGAGCAAGACATCCGGGGGTTCATGACGCCTTACGGCCATTATCCCGGCTATGATTCCATGCCGGAGACGACGGTCGTCGCCGTTGCCAATCGCGGCAAGGAGCGGCTGGAACGGTTTTGCAAGCGTTTTGACTTTGCCAACGGCTATCTCGACTACAGAGAGATGATTGCAAAGGAAAAGCCGGACATCGTCAGTGTTACCACGCCGTCATTTGCGCGCGCCGAACCGATCATTTTTTGCGCTGAGAACGGGGTGCGGGGCATCTTTTCCGAAAAAGGGCTGTGCGCCTCGCTGGCAGAAGCGGACCGCATCCACGAGGCGGTGACGCGCAACAACGTCGCCTTCAATTGGGGCACGCAGCGGCGTCATCACGATGCCTACAAGCGCCTGCGCGCCGCCATTCTGGATGGAGCCATCGGCAAACCGCTGCACGCGTTTGTGTATTTTTCCACGGACATCATCAAGCACCACCCCCATACCATAGACGCTGCCAACATGATGCTAGGTGACCCGAAGCCGACATGGGTCGAGGGACGCTTGGTCGATCCCAGCGATCCCCGCGTTAGGAACAACGAACGGGCGTCCGCGCCCTATGACGCTGAGAAACACGCTTTTGTGCCAAAGCAGGGCCAGGAAATCGCCGATCCCTTGGTGGATTTCTTCCGCATCGGCTACGAGACCGGCCAGGAGAGCTACTTCATTCCCACGCCGGGACCGTTTGACGTGGAAGTACGTGGCACGGAGGGGCGGGCGCTTGCCTTGGACAACGGCATCAACACGCGCATACAGCGGCCGCTGCGACGCGGCGATGAATTGGAAGAGACGATCATCCATGCCATTGGCGATGGGCCGACGGTGACGAACATCCGCAATCTCATCCGCGAGATTGAGACCGGCGAGCGGACCGACGGCAACATCGACCGTGTCATGCAGACCGTCGAAGCGCAGTTTGGGGTCGCGCATTCCTCGTTGCAAGGAGGCGCGCGCGTGTCGCTGCCAGTTGCTGATAGGAGTCTTTATATTCCTGGCGGCTAG